One segment of Triticum aestivum cultivar Chinese Spring chromosome 2A, IWGSC CS RefSeq v2.1, whole genome shotgun sequence DNA contains the following:
- the LOC123185342 gene encoding quinone-oxidoreductase QR2, whose protein sequence is MATKIYIVYYSTWGHIATLAEEMKKGAESVPGVKVTVWRVPETLPEDVLGKMHAAPGREDHPVITARQLAEADGILFGFPTRFGMMAAQMKAFFDSTGGLWQAQSLAGKPAGVFFATGTQGGGQETTALTAVTQLTHHGMLFVPVGYTHGAGMFCMDEVKGGSPYGAGTFAGADGSRVPSDAELALAAHQGKYFSGVTKKLKAV, encoded by the exons ATGGCCACTAAGATCTACATCGT GTACTACTCAACCTGGGGACACATTGCGACGCTGGCGGAAGAGATGAAGAAGGGCGCCGAGTCCGTCCCCGGCGTCAAGGTCACCGTCTGGCGGGTGCCCGAGACGCTGCCAGAGGACGTGCTGGGGAAGATGCACGCAGCGCCTGGGCGTGAGGATCATCCCGTCATcacggcgaggcagctggccgagGCCGACGGCATCCTGTTCGGCTTCCCGACACGGTTCGGCATGATGGCGGCGCAGATGAAGGCCTTCTTTGACTCCACCGGCGGCCTCTGGCAGGCGCAGTCCCTCGCCGGCAAGCCCGCGGGCGTCTTCTTCGCCACAGGCACCCAGGGCGGCGGACAGGAGACCACAGCTCTCACGGCCGTGACGCAGCTGACGCACCACGGCATGCTGTTCGTGCCCGTCGGATACACGCACGGCGCGGGCATGTTCTGCATGGACGAGGTCAAGGGCGGCAGCCCGTACGGAGCTGGCACCTTCGCCGGCGCCGATGGCAGCAGGGTACCCAGCGACGCCGAGCTCGCCTTGGCGGCGCACCAGGGGAAGTACTTCTCTGGCGTCACCAAGAAGCTCAAGGCCGTCTGA